One region of Deinococcus apachensis DSM 19763 genomic DNA includes:
- a CDS encoding LLM class flavin-dependent oxidoreductase, with the protein MPLLLSVLDLAPVSAGSPPGQALHNTLDLARRVDRLGYTRYWLAEHHNTGTFNSTATDILIALVARETQTIRVGSGGIMLPNHAPLRVAENFKTLEALFPGRIDLALGRAPGTDQVTAFALRRSLEALQADDFPEQIHALRAFAGEEMFPPEHPFRRVRATPDGVPLPPLWLLGSSTYGAQLAAQLGLGYAFAYHFSPEAAQRAMWLYRERFTPSDQLAQPHAILAVSVMVARTRERAEALARTQEQLTVGIRTGRDLPLVSPEEALQRPMTPQEQGVARLGRNLLVYGTPDEVKARLEELASRFEADELMVTSNIHSHEERVESYELLADAFNLARG; encoded by the coding sequence ATGCCGTTGCTGCTTTCTGTCCTTGATCTCGCGCCTGTGAGTGCTGGCTCCCCGCCGGGGCAGGCGTTGCACAACACCCTCGACCTGGCCCGGCGGGTCGACCGACTCGGCTACACCCGGTACTGGCTCGCCGAGCACCACAACACCGGCACGTTCAACAGCACGGCGACCGACATCCTGATCGCCTTGGTGGCCCGCGAGACCCAGACGATTCGAGTGGGCTCGGGCGGCATCATGCTGCCCAACCACGCCCCGCTGCGCGTCGCCGAGAACTTCAAGACATTGGAGGCGTTGTTTCCCGGCCGAATCGACCTGGCGCTGGGACGTGCACCAGGAACGGATCAGGTGACGGCGTTCGCGCTTCGCCGTTCCCTCGAAGCCCTGCAGGCGGATGACTTCCCCGAGCAGATTCACGCCTTGCGCGCCTTTGCAGGGGAGGAAATGTTTCCCCCCGAGCATCCCTTCCGCCGCGTGCGAGCCACACCGGACGGAGTGCCTCTCCCACCCCTCTGGTTGCTCGGGTCGAGCACGTACGGGGCACAATTGGCCGCCCAACTCGGGCTGGGCTACGCGTTCGCCTACCACTTCAGTCCGGAGGCTGCCCAAAGGGCCATGTGGTTGTACCGCGAACGCTTCACACCTTCGGATCAACTCGCGCAGCCGCACGCCATTCTCGCGGTGTCGGTCATGGTCGCCCGGACGCGTGAACGCGCCGAGGCACTCGCCCGAACGCAAGAGCAGCTGACGGTCGGGATCCGCACGGGGCGTGATCTTCCCCTGGTCAGCCCGGAGGAGGCGCTGCAGCGTCCCATGACGCCGCAGGAGCAGGGAGTGGCCCGCTTGGGGCGGAACCTGCTCGTGTATGGCACCCCGGATGAGGTGAAGGCGCGCTTGGAGGAACTTGCCAGTCGGTTCGAGGCGGACGAACTGATGGTGACGTCAAACATTCACAGTCATGAGGAGCGGGTTGAGTCGTACGAACTGCTGGCCGACGCTTTCAACCTTGCCCGAGGCTAG
- a CDS encoding alpha/beta fold hydrolase, producing the protein MSLYTLEHGDRAQPTVVFLHGAGVTSWMWHDTMQALPQLHSLAPDLPGLGQSAHLGPFKVASAARQLATFIAERATDGRAHVVGHSLGGAVAAHLTAHFPQVVRSATLIGVTARPIRFEGALVWAMVGLGPLIRTPWMIRMQARALGVPSHAWAMFERDQQAMTGAVLRAVMTEGVRFRVPPGLRLAGVPLLTLVGLREGALNVRSAVDLVEGVPGAQALGIAGGSHTWMARQQGLLAQTLTAFWSGREVPNELVELTATSTGPSARPKWTAN; encoded by the coding sequence ATGTCCCTGTACACCCTGGAGCATGGTGACCGAGCGCAGCCCACTGTGGTCTTCCTGCACGGCGCTGGCGTCACGAGCTGGATGTGGCATGACACTATGCAGGCCCTGCCCCAGTTGCATTCCCTTGCCCCCGACCTGCCCGGCCTTGGCCAGAGTGCGCACCTCGGTCCCTTCAAGGTGGCCTCAGCCGCTCGCCAACTGGCTACGTTCATCGCGGAGAGGGCGACGGACGGGCGGGCGCACGTGGTAGGGCACTCGCTGGGCGGAGCGGTGGCCGCGCACCTCACAGCGCACTTTCCGCAGGTGGTGCGCAGCGCGACGTTGATCGGTGTGACGGCGAGGCCGATACGGTTTGAGGGAGCCCTCGTGTGGGCGATGGTCGGCCTCGGCCCGTTGATACGGACCCCCTGGATGATCCGCATGCAAGCCCGGGCATTGGGCGTGCCGTCTCACGCGTGGGCAATGTTCGAAAGAGATCAGCAGGCGATGACGGGGGCCGTGTTGCGCGCCGTGATGACCGAGGGTGTTCGCTTTCGCGTCCCACCGGGCCTGCGCCTGGCAGGTGTGCCGCTGCTGACGCTCGTCGGGTTGCGGGAAGGAGCACTCAATGTGAGGTCGGCGGTGGATCTCGTTGAGGGTGTTCCGGGAGCTCAGGCCCTGGGTATCGCGGGGGGGTCGCACACGTGGATGGCGCGGCAGCAGGGCCTACTGGCACAAACGCTCACAGCGTTCTGGTCGGGGAGGGAGGTTCCCAACGAACTTGTCGAGCTGACAGCAACGTCGACAGGGCCGAGCGCCAGACCGAAGTGGACAGCCAACTAG
- a CDS encoding SUMF1/EgtB/PvdO family nonheme iron enzyme, with amino-acid sequence MNTPDFSAERLIPAPEDPAGWEAWRTALAQWRNETRQALDYDGGTYQQAAFAWVPGCYVCCMVMLWDELFYDRHSNRFTPERFLEHGRREFGGYDAVVLWHAYPNLGFDGRNQFDVYRDGPGGLQGLRELVAALHLGRVRVFLNYNPWDTGTRPEPGGHLAALAELVGEADADGVFLDTMRHGSSNLRTRLDEARPGVALESESTLPLERVHDHQMSWAQWYPDTEAPGVLRNRWFERRHMMHHTRRWDRDHSEELHSAWMNGAGILVWENVFGSWNGWHARDRSLLRAMISVQRAFSHLFSGEGWVPLMPTLQPRVYASLWQGDGLRLWTLVNRGEADVSGPLLEVEADEQTLCFDLITGELAEGGRRGETWEFGGRLAGRGVAAFLALEPERLDGRLQGFLAQQRERNTSIEPDTAFPERQVRRIEPPPVHICTYLPEGMIAVPAWSGEMRSVFRLRECGTTVAAPFVNEWRPKFPRLHTPVEEVQMVNLVTYALDQREVTNGEFLEFLCSSGYRPSHTERFLDHWHRGEPLSEEVNQPVTWVDLDDAQAYALWAGKRLPTETEWQHAFETQPLAFTRPAVDGPVPRVWNWTESEHTDGHTRFCLLKGGSDFAAQGSEWYADGGPRPPAFTSKLLLGSPGINRRATVGFRCAVTLREWG; translated from the coding sequence GTGAACACACCGGACTTCTCGGCCGAACGTCTGATTCCCGCCCCCGAGGACCCGGCGGGCTGGGAAGCGTGGCGCACGGCACTTGCACAGTGGCGGAACGAGACGAGGCAGGCCCTCGATTATGACGGCGGCACCTACCAACAAGCCGCGTTCGCCTGGGTGCCGGGGTGCTACGTCTGCTGCATGGTCATGCTCTGGGACGAGCTCTTCTACGACCGCCACAGTAACCGCTTCACGCCCGAGCGCTTCCTCGAACACGGTCGGCGGGAATTCGGTGGATACGACGCCGTGGTGCTGTGGCACGCCTACCCGAACCTGGGCTTCGATGGGCGCAACCAGTTTGATGTCTACCGTGACGGTCCAGGAGGACTTCAGGGCCTGCGCGAACTCGTGGCGGCCCTCCACCTCGGGCGTGTTCGCGTCTTCCTCAATTACAACCCCTGGGATACCGGGACTCGACCTGAGCCCGGTGGGCACCTCGCAGCCCTGGCCGAACTCGTTGGTGAGGCAGACGCTGACGGCGTTTTCCTGGATACGATGCGCCACGGCTCCAGCAACCTGCGGACCCGGCTGGACGAGGCCCGGCCGGGGGTGGCGCTCGAATCCGAGTCCACCCTGCCCCTGGAGCGGGTCCACGACCATCAGATGTCCTGGGCCCAGTGGTACCCCGACACGGAGGCCCCCGGCGTGCTGCGCAACCGCTGGTTCGAGCGCCGCCACATGATGCACCACACGCGCCGCTGGGACCGCGACCACTCCGAGGAGCTGCACTCGGCCTGGATGAATGGGGCGGGCATCCTGGTCTGGGAAAACGTCTTCGGCTCCTGGAATGGCTGGCACGCCCGTGACCGATCACTCCTGCGGGCCATGATCAGCGTGCAACGTGCCTTTTCCCATCTCTTCTCCGGTGAGGGCTGGGTTCCGCTCATGCCGACCCTGCAGCCGCGTGTCTACGCCAGCCTGTGGCAGGGCGACGGCCTGAGACTCTGGACCTTGGTCAACCGGGGTGAGGCAGACGTGTCGGGACCACTGCTCGAAGTTGAAGCGGACGAGCAGACCCTCTGCTTCGACCTCATCACCGGCGAGTTGGCCGAGGGAGGACGCCGGGGAGAAACGTGGGAGTTTGGGGGCAGGCTTGCGGGGCGGGGCGTGGCGGCCTTCCTCGCCCTAGAGCCCGAGCGGCTGGACGGGAGGCTCCAGGGGTTTCTCGCCCAACAACGTGAGAGGAACACGAGCATTGAACCGGATACGGCGTTTCCTGAGCGGCAGGTGCGGCGGATCGAGCCACCACCGGTTCACATTTGCACATACCTGCCCGAGGGGATGATCGCTGTCCCCGCCTGGTCGGGCGAGATGCGCAGCGTCTTCCGTCTGCGCGAGTGTGGGACCACGGTCGCCGCGCCGTTCGTCAACGAGTGGCGACCGAAGTTTCCACGTCTTCACACGCCGGTCGAGGAAGTCCAGATGGTCAATCTCGTGACCTATGCTCTCGACCAGCGGGAGGTCACGAACGGCGAGTTCCTTGAGTTCCTGTGCTCGAGTGGCTACCGGCCCTCCCACACCGAGCGATTTCTGGATCACTGGCATCGGGGCGAGCCCCTTTCGGAAGAGGTGAACCAGCCCGTCACCTGGGTGGACCTTGACGATGCCCAGGCTTACGCCCTCTGGGCCGGGAAGCGCCTTCCCACAGAAACGGAGTGGCAGCACGCGTTCGAAACCCAGCCCCTCGCGTTCACACGTCCCGCAGTAGACGGACCGGTCCCCCGGGTGTGGAACTGGACCGAGAGCGAGCACACTGACGGCCATACTCGCTTCTGCCTGCTCAAGGGAGGGAGCGACTTTGCGGCCCAGGGGTCGGAGTGGTACGCGGACGGTGGTCCCCGTCCACCCGCCTTTACCAGCAAGCTCCTGCTGGGCTCCCCTGGAATAAACCGACGTGCCACCGTGGGGTTCCGCTGTGCCGTCACCCTCAGGGAGTGGGGATGA
- a CDS encoding ADP-ribosylglycohydrolase family protein gives MLTPPDYLERVYAGVLGKMIGVYLGRPVEGWSHERITATFGELDRYVHEHRGWPLVLPDDDLTGTFTFPRALPEHGNRFDLTPADIGETWLNHIVEGRTCLWWGGFGNSTEQTAYLRLKAGVPAPESGSIERNGRTIAEQIGAQIFIDGWAMVTPGDPQRAASLARRAASVSHDGEAVHAAVALAAMEALSFMETDLERLLDVALEVIPGDSMIARLHRDLRGWHQEEPDWRAARARLQEHYGYDRFPGNVHVVPNHGVIVLALLYGDGDFHRTLTIANTCGWDTDCNSGNVGCLLALRGGLAALTGNPDWRGPLADRLYLPGAEGGRAITDALTVAVEVTNIGRALAGEEPLAPKGGAKFHFSAPGAVQGFVGEGLDLENVSGHSRLGERSLTLRFRPGQGSTGRAMTRTFLPPGVPEPPNVPYARGAGGGWNYTLLASPSLYPGQQVQAEVEASTDNPEPVSVRLCLRYYDAGDMCEFQHGPLTSLAPGERAILEWQVPDLGGLPVAEVGVELESRSPGTVYLDSLDWSGAPDVTLGRPGPPGEGTMWRRAWVNAVEQQDARAPEPYRLLQNRGVGLISQGSRDWTNYAVEADLTVQVALAAGLVARFQGLRRHYALVLVPGALRLVKTCGGERVLAEAACAWSFSETHRLRLEVQGGRLRGLLDGTPLLEAHDEAEPLLEGGVALLVEEGWLSSGPVRVEPL, from the coding sequence ATGTTGACTCCCCCCGACTACCTGGAGCGTGTCTACGCAGGTGTTCTCGGTAAGATGATTGGCGTCTACCTGGGCCGACCGGTCGAAGGCTGGAGCCATGAGCGCATCACCGCCACCTTCGGTGAACTCGACCGCTACGTGCATGAACACCGCGGCTGGCCGCTCGTCCTTCCGGACGACGACCTGACCGGGACCTTCACCTTCCCGCGAGCGCTGCCCGAGCACGGGAACCGGTTCGACCTCACGCCCGCCGACATAGGCGAGACATGGCTCAACCATATCGTTGAGGGCCGGACCTGCCTGTGGTGGGGAGGTTTTGGCAATTCCACCGAGCAGACGGCGTACCTGCGCCTCAAGGCGGGGGTCCCGGCGCCCGAGAGCGGCTCCATAGAGCGCAACGGCCGTACCATTGCCGAGCAGATCGGGGCGCAGATCTTTATCGACGGCTGGGCGATGGTGACGCCGGGCGACCCCCAGAGGGCCGCGAGCCTGGCGCGGCGGGCCGCCAGCGTCAGCCACGACGGCGAGGCCGTGCACGCTGCGGTCGCGCTCGCCGCCATGGAGGCACTCTCCTTCATGGAGACGGACCTCGAGCGGCTGCTCGACGTGGCATTGGAAGTCATTCCTGGGGACAGCATGATTGCCCGCCTGCACCGGGACCTGCGGGGGTGGCATCAAGAAGAACCGGACTGGCGGGCGGCGCGGGCCAGACTCCAGGAACATTACGGGTACGACAGGTTTCCTGGCAATGTCCACGTCGTGCCCAACCACGGGGTGATCGTGCTGGCCCTGCTGTATGGGGACGGCGACTTTCACCGGACGCTGACGATTGCCAACACCTGCGGCTGGGACACCGACTGCAACTCCGGCAACGTCGGGTGCCTGCTGGCCCTGCGAGGCGGCCTGGCGGCGCTTACAGGAAACCCGGACTGGCGGGGGCCCCTGGCTGACCGCCTCTACCTTCCGGGCGCCGAGGGTGGCCGGGCGATCACCGACGCGCTCACGGTCGCAGTGGAAGTTACCAACATCGGCCGCGCCCTGGCCGGGGAGGAGCCCCTCGCTCCGAAGGGTGGCGCGAAGTTCCATTTCTCCGCACCGGGCGCCGTCCAGGGCTTTGTTGGCGAGGGGCTTGACCTGGAGAACGTCTCAGGCCACAGTCGGCTGGGGGAGCGCAGCCTCACCCTGCGCTTCCGCCCGGGCCAAGGGAGCACGGGCCGGGCGATGACGCGCACCTTCCTGCCACCCGGGGTACCCGAGCCGCCGAACGTGCCCTACGCCCGGGGTGCCGGGGGTGGCTGGAACTACACGCTGCTCGCCTCGCCGAGCCTGTATCCGGGCCAGCAGGTCCAAGCCGAGGTCGAGGCCAGCACGGACAACCCGGAACCGGTCAGCGTCCGCTTGTGCCTGCGGTACTACGACGCGGGTGACATGTGCGAGTTCCAGCACGGCCCCCTCACCTCGCTCGCGCCCGGGGAACGGGCCATCCTCGAATGGCAGGTGCCGGACCTGGGCGGCTTGCCGGTCGCCGAGGTCGGCGTCGAACTGGAGAGTCGGTCGCCAGGCACGGTGTATCTCGATTCCCTCGACTGGAGCGGAGCGCCAGATGTCACCCTGGGACGGCCGGGACCACCTGGGGAGGGCACGATGTGGCGGCGCGCCTGGGTGAATGCTGTCGAGCAGCAGGACGCACGCGCGCCCGAACCCTACCGGCTGCTTCAGAACCGCGGCGTCGGCCTGATCTCGCAGGGCAGCCGCGACTGGACGAACTACGCCGTCGAGGCCGACCTCACGGTGCAAGTGGCCCTGGCCGCTGGACTGGTGGCCCGCTTCCAGGGGTTGCGCCGTCACTACGCCCTGGTGCTCGTCCCCGGCGCCCTCCGGCTGGTCAAAACCTGCGGGGGTGAGCGCGTGCTGGCCGAGGCCGCATGTGCGTGGTCATTCAGTGAGACGCACCGGCTGCGCCTGGAGGTCCAGGGTGGGCGGCTGCGCGGCCTCCTTGACGGCACGCCCCTCCTGGAAGCTCACGACGAGGCCGAACCTCTGCTGGAGGGGGGCGTCGCCCTTCTGGTGGAGGAGGGCTGGCTTTCGAGCGGGCCCGTCCGGGTCGAGCCGTTGTGA
- a CDS encoding alpha/beta hydrolase: MSEGEALHGPHARAGSGNGEPPAVAGSQLLSTGFFSPVLGRWWRYSVYLPPDYERSKDCFPVLYLLHGRGGDETSWATEGAVQTLLDAEIGTFSVRPLLALMPDFGSSWCVDARERFETAFFADFLPHIATRYRTLEHRGARALAGYSMGGFGVLRYALTRPDLFGGAVLLSPAIYEDVPPAGSSARALPAFGEPFDPGCWRALNYPAALERLPSPAGCFFVASGDADYAHPDLRMNVEVQVALLHARLRGRGITSHLRVLPGGHDWSVWRPAFLEGVRLVLPGRHAR, encoded by the coding sequence GCCCGGGCCGGGAGCGGGAATGGGGAACCTCCCGCCGTGGCTGGCAGCCAGCTTCTCAGCACCGGGTTCTTCTCCCCCGTTCTCGGCCGGTGGTGGCGCTACAGCGTCTATCTGCCTCCTGACTATGAGCGGTCGAAGGATTGCTTTCCCGTTCTGTACCTGCTGCATGGACGTGGCGGGGACGAGACCTCATGGGCGACCGAAGGAGCGGTTCAAACTCTGCTCGACGCCGAGATCGGCACGTTCAGCGTGCGTCCCCTCCTGGCCCTGATGCCCGATTTCGGCTCAAGCTGGTGCGTGGACGCCCGCGAGAGATTCGAAACCGCCTTTTTCGCCGACTTCCTGCCGCACATTGCCACCCGCTACCGTACCCTGGAGCACCGCGGTGCCCGGGCGCTGGCCGGGTATTCGATGGGCGGCTTCGGAGTTCTGCGCTACGCCCTCACCCGTCCGGACCTGTTCGGGGGCGCGGTGTTGCTCAGCCCCGCCATCTACGAGGATGTGCCACCTGCAGGTTCGAGTGCGCGGGCGCTGCCTGCCTTTGGGGAGCCCTTCGACCCCGGCTGTTGGAGGGCCCTGAACTACCCGGCAGCGCTCGAACGCCTGCCGTCGCCCGCAGGGTGCTTCTTCGTGGCTTCCGGCGACGCCGATTACGCCCACCCGGACCTGAGGATGAACGTCGAAGTGCAGGTCGCCCTGCTGCACGCGCGGCTACGCGGGAGGGGCATCACGTCACACCTGCGTGTCCTCCCCGGCGGTCATGACTGGAGTGTGTGGCGGCCCGCCTTTCTGGAAGGCGTGCGCCTCGTCCTTCCCGGACGGCACGCGAGGTGA